The following is a genomic window from Paenibacillus thiaminolyticus.
GATTCAGAAATACATAATCTATGAATGCGTATAGTGCAACCTCTATTATACAAGATTAGGGGGTTCGTGGGAATCAGCTATGCTTCGCCGGAATCCGGATGGACACCGATGTCCCGATCCCGAGCCGGCTGTCGATGCTTACGCCATACTCTGATCCGTAATGCAGCTTGATTCGCTGATCGACATTGCGAATGCCATAGCCTGCATTAACATGATCCCGGCCATGGAAAATCTCGCTCACCCGTTCCGGAGTCATTCCGACCCCATCATCGATGACGCGGAACAACAGATTCTCTCCCTCCTCGGACGCCACGATACGAATATGGATCCGATCTCCGCACCAGGCGTGCTCCAGCACGTTTTCAATAAATGGCTGCAAAATGAGCTTGACGGTGCTGTACGGCCAAATGACGGGATCGATATCGAACGTGACATCAAGCCTTTCGCCGTATTTGATCTTCTGGATATCGACATACGCCTGCGCCTGATCCAGTTCTTGCGGGACCCGGATCATCAGCTTGCCGTTGTTCAGAGCCAAGCGGTAAAATTTGGCCAACCCCATCACCATTTGCTGCAGCTTGTCATTTTCGCCGAATTTGGCGAGACGGCTGATCGAAGACAGCGTGTTATAGAGAAAATGCGGATTAATTTGCGACTGAAGCATTTCCAGTTCCGCTTCCTTCTTCTGCAGCTGAGTCAGATACACTTCCTTGATTAGAGACTCGATATTCTCGCCCATATTGTTAAGCGCGGTCGCAATCTGCGAGAATTCGTCATTGCCCCGGTAGGAGATGCGCTTGTGGAGATCTCCTTCGCGAAATGCATTCAGCACGGAGACAAACTTATGTATCCGGACCGAGAAGAAGCGGGATATAAAGCCGCCTGCGAAAGATAAGACGACAGCGCAAATCAAACATGCAAAAATAATAAAAAGCCTGACCTTCAGCGCATCCTGCTGGATGAGCGCGACCGGAACGAGTGCGACCAGCTTCCACGATTGCCGGCCGACCGTCTCCTGGATCGTCAAGTAATCATTGTCCAATTGGTCCTGGCCTTCCGAGTAAGCGTCCGGAAGCTGTCCCGATTGAT
Proteins encoded in this region:
- a CDS encoding sensor histidine kinase, whose product is MKAQQARRRYLPIGYKLMLTYMLFIVSAVSVIGYVSHSMYDESIRKHTRMNVQGTLLQIRDNIEYKMQDVVRISSLFYNDYELYRHLRSYEEGWENYDRMTKDVLPKIEAATKSTGMKLWTSVYFGNESIYEVYKIGIEDNNWSYDIYHLSRIKDKEWYKQFPPEKYGVTMQWSQIENDSALQRISLLRRLIDTYNPNQLQEVGFLRINVAISELFDSLDYSKIGSGSVLYLQDESGRIMYQSGQLPDAYSEGQDQLDNDYLTIQETVGRQSWKLVALVPVALIQQDALKVRLFIIFACLICAVVLSFAGGFISRFFSVRIHKFVSVLNAFREGDLHKRISYRGNDEFSQIATALNNMGENIESLIKEVYLTQLQKKEAELEMLQSQINPHFLYNTLSSISRLAKFGENDKLQQMVMGLAKFYRLALNNGKLMIRVPQELDQAQAYVDIQKIKYGERLDVTFDIDPVIWPYSTVKLILQPFIENVLEHAWCGDRIHIRIVASEEGENLLFRVIDDGVGMTPERVSEIFHGRDHVNAGYGIRNVDQRIKLHYGSEYGVSIDSRLGIGTSVSIRIPAKHS